A single region of the Thermoanaerobacterium aotearoense genome encodes:
- a CDS encoding protein-glutamate methylesterase/protein-glutamine glutaminase — MEKFGVLVVDDSSFMRKCITKIIEKNPKLYVVGIARDGYEAIEKVQNLNPDVVTMDIEMPNMNGIMALKKIKELHDIPIVMLSNYTEEGAKPTIEALEAGAEDFFLKSELIKQDVDDKVIDYFINKLINIVESKKVQKQCLKINMDEMVNKRVLNNDKPNAKTNIIIIGTSTGGPAALQSILPNFPADLSVPVLVLQHMPPGFTKSLAERFDTFCQLHVKEAEDDEVLQSGNIYIAPSGFQTTLHLRSDNRVSFKITDSSNDNNLYKPSIDVTLNSAAPIYKDHLLVAILTGMGNDGVVGCKSVKENGGHVIIESENTCVVYGMPKAVFEAKLYDVQVPLQDVLKEILTYV; from the coding sequence ATGGAAAAGTTTGGTGTTTTAGTTGTGGATGATTCGTCTTTTATGAGAAAGTGTATTACTAAAATCATAGAAAAGAATCCTAAACTTTATGTTGTAGGAATCGCCAGAGATGGATATGAAGCGATAGAAAAAGTTCAAAATCTTAATCCTGATGTAGTAACTATGGATATTGAAATGCCTAATATGAACGGCATTATGGCTCTTAAAAAGATTAAAGAATTGCATGATATACCTATTGTGATGCTGAGCAATTATACGGAGGAAGGTGCTAAACCCACTATAGAAGCGTTGGAGGCAGGCGCAGAAGATTTTTTTCTAAAAAGCGAGTTAATCAAGCAAGATGTTGATGATAAGGTTATCGATTATTTTATAAATAAATTGATAAATATTGTAGAAAGCAAGAAAGTGCAAAAGCAATGTTTAAAAATCAACATGGATGAAATGGTTAATAAGAGAGTTCTTAACAATGATAAACCAAATGCAAAGACAAATATAATTATTATAGGCACATCTACAGGAGGACCAGCCGCTTTACAATCTATACTGCCCAATTTCCCAGCAGATTTATCCGTTCCCGTACTTGTCCTCCAACATATGCCGCCAGGTTTTACTAAGTCTTTAGCTGAAAGATTTGATACATTCTGCCAACTTCATGTAAAAGAAGCAGAGGATGATGAAGTTTTGCAAAGTGGCAACATTTATATAGCTCCATCGGGATTTCAAACTACTTTGCATTTAAGAAGTGATAATAGAGTTTCTTTCAAAATCACAGACAGTTCAAATGATAACAATTTATATAAACCATCAATTGATGTTACGTTAAATTCTGCAGCACCGATATATAAAGACCATTTATTAGTTGCCATACTTACTGGTATGGGCAATGATGGAGTTGTCGGATGCAAATCAGTAAAAGAGAATGGGGGCCATGTTATTATTGAATCTGAAAATACATGTGTTGTTTATGGAATGCCAAAGGCTGTTTTTGAAGCTAAACTATACGATGTTCAAGTGCCGTTGCAGGATGTTTTAAAGGAAATATTGACGTATGTGTGA
- a CDS encoding methyl-accepting chemotaxis protein has translation MSFKENIAKKLIKGTTYHENLRRAIYAADNIDNKLRKFLDITNRALNGLKEQSTTIESTEISAEELMVLINDIEKSLDELAKFVDKANNSLEKLYGITDQVAGNSESTASSVEQISASIEQISKSIKGVAGNAESLSASAEETSAAIEEMVASINQVAGNSESTASSVEQISASIEQISKSIKGVAGNAESLSASAEETSAAIEEMVASINQVAGNSESTASSVEQISASIEQISKSIKGVAGNAESLSASAEETSATIEEMVASINQVAGNSESTASSVEQISASIEQISKSIKGVAGNAESLSASAEETSAAIEEMVASINQVANSTENIKRFSDSLKSEAQNGRKSVEETLSSIKDITDAIYLTGNVINNLGESSEKIGSITEVIDDIAEQTNLLALNAAIEAARAGEHGKGFAVVADEVRKLAERTATATKEIAALIKSVQKETEQAVKAIEVGQDKAKRGTELSNDMRIAIERIVEGIEKINNEINEVTLAAEEQRNQGQNIVEAVENITNQAAQVSQATKEQAKGVEEIVQGVNNAREQVRQIAAAAKEQRNQGQNIVEAVENITNQAAQVSQATKEQAKGVEEIVQGVNNAREQVRQIAAAAKEQRNQGQNIVEAVENITNQAAQVSQATKEQAKGVEEIVQGVNNAREQVRQIAAAAKEQRNQGQNIVEAVENITNQAAQVSQATKEQAKGVEEIVQGVNNAREQAKRITTAVKEINVNIGEEINNSNVVDKHAKQIGELIKKQISEFKRVMMLVKEFSSLLSLNGKDIEKSIDTTEELLSNVEQIKNMLREFEI, from the coding sequence ATGAGTTTTAAGGAGAATATTGCAAAAAAATTGATAAAAGGTACGACATATCATGAAAATTTAAGGAGAGCGATTTATGCCGCAGATAATATTGATAATAAACTGAGGAAATTTCTGGATATAACCAATAGGGCACTTAATGGACTAAAAGAACAGTCAACGACAATAGAATCAACTGAAATAAGTGCTGAAGAATTAATGGTACTGATCAATGATATAGAGAAAAGTTTAGATGAATTAGCGAAGTTTGTAGATAAAGCTAATAATTCTTTAGAAAAATTATACGGTATCACTGATCAAGTAGCAGGAAACAGCGAAAGCACAGCAAGCTCAGTGGAACAGATATCGGCGTCGATAGAACAGATAAGCAAATCGATAAAAGGAGTAGCAGGCAATGCAGAAAGCTTGTCGGCGTCGGCAGAAGAAACATCAGCAGCGATAGAGGAAATGGTAGCGTCAATAAATCAAGTAGCAGGAAACAGCGAAAGCACAGCAAGCTCAGTAGAACAGATATCGGCGTCGATAGAACAGATAAGCAAATCGATAAAAGGAGTAGCAGGCAATGCAGAAAGCTTGTCGGCGTCGGCAGAAGAAACATCAGCAGCGATAGAGGAAATGGTAGCGTCAATAAATCAAGTAGCAGGAAACAGCGAAAGCACAGCAAGCTCAGTAGAACAGATATCGGCGTCGATAGAACAGATAAGCAAATCGATAAAAGGAGTAGCAGGCAATGCAGAAAGCTTGTCAGCGTCAGCAGAAGAAACATCAGCGACGATAGAGGAAATGGTAGCGTCAATAAATCAAGTAGCGGGAAACAGCGAAAGTACAGCAAGTTCAGTAGAACAGATATCGGCGTCGATAGAGCAGATAAGCAAATCGATAAAAGGAGTAGCAGGTAATGCAGAAAGCTTGTCGGCGTCGGCAGAAGAAACATCAGCAGCGATAGAGGAAATGGTAGCCTCAATAAATCAAGTAGCTAACAGCACTGAAAATATTAAAAGATTCAGCGATTCGCTAAAAAGTGAAGCACAAAATGGCAGAAAATCAGTAGAAGAAACATTGTCTTCTATTAAAGATATTACTGATGCAATTTATCTAACAGGAAACGTAATAAATAATTTAGGGGAAAGCTCTGAGAAGATAGGAAGTATTACGGAAGTTATTGATGATATTGCAGAACAGACTAATTTGTTAGCCCTTAATGCAGCGATAGAAGCTGCAAGAGCTGGCGAACATGGGAAAGGATTCGCAGTAGTAGCAGATGAAGTTAGAAAGCTTGCCGAAAGAACAGCTACAGCTACAAAAGAAATAGCCGCACTTATAAAGAGTGTGCAAAAAGAAACAGAACAAGCAGTAAAAGCAATTGAGGTAGGACAAGATAAAGCTAAGCGTGGGACTGAATTAAGCAATGATATGAGAATAGCGATAGAAAGAATTGTTGAGGGCATAGAAAAAATAAATAATGAGATTAACGAAGTTACATTAGCCGCCGAGGAGCAGAGAAATCAAGGGCAAAACATAGTAGAAGCGGTAGAAAATATAACAAATCAAGCAGCACAGGTAAGTCAAGCGACAAAAGAGCAAGCAAAAGGAGTGGAAGAGATAGTACAAGGAGTAAATAACGCCAGAGAACAAGTGAGGCAAATAGCGGCGGCAGCGAAAGAGCAGAGAAATCAAGGGCAGAACATAGTAGAAGCAGTAGAAAATATAACAAACCAAGCAGCACAGGTAAGTCAAGCGACAAAAGAGCAAGCAAAAGGAGTGGAAGAGATAGTACAAGGAGTAAATAACGCCAGAGAACAAGTGAGGCAAATAGCGGCGGCAGCGAAAGAGCAGAGAAATCAAGGGCAGAACATAGTAGAAGCGGTAGAAAATATAACAAATCAAGCAGCACAGGTAAGTCAAGCGACAAAAGAGCAAGCAAAAGGAGTGGAAGAGATAGTACAAGGAGTAAATAACGCCAGAGAACAAGTGAGGCAAATAGCGGCAGCAGCGAAAGAGCAGAGAAATCAAGGGCAGAACATAGTAGAAGCGGTAGAAAATATAACAAATCAAGCAGCACAGGTAAGCCAAGCGACAAAAGAGCAAGCAAAAGGAGTGGAAGAGATAGTACAAGGAGTAAATAATGCGAGAGAACAAGCGAAGCGAATAACGACAGCCGTAAAAGAAATAAATGTAAATATCGGAGAAGAAATAAATAATTCAAATGTTGTAGATAAACATGCAAAACAAATTGGAGAGTTAATTAAAAAACAAATTTCGGAATTTAAACGAGTTATGATGCTTGTAAAGGAATTTAGCAGTTTATTAAGCTTAAATGGCAAAGATATTGAAAAATCCATTGATACTACTGAGGAACTTCTTAGCAATGTGGAACAAATAAAAAATATGTTAAGAGAGTTTGAAATATAA
- a CDS encoding transglycosylase domain-containing protein: MENNTQLRRSDRNKKKKSKQSAFKKVFNVVLWGVIILLLAGVGAVGGKVLAIIKNTPPLSQDALTKMKQSSIVYVKNSDGSWSQAAILHGSDNRLWVSIDKIPENLQNAVVAIEDQRFYKNNLGIDPKRIIGALLVDIKAGGKPVEGASTITQQLVKNTMLTDEKTLTRKIQEAVLAWQLEQKYTKKQILEAYLNTIYLGGPHINAYGVQAAALQYFGKDVSQLDLAECAMIAGITNNPSMYSPDSNIQQATERQHLVLSEMLKQGFITQEQYNAAINEKLHFVFKNLNLSTYSHGYFIDQVINDATDALVKKLGITKSEALNEIYNGGLRIYSTMDPNIQTIMENAFKNPKLFPVDPTTKEAVQGAMVVIDWKTGEIKGIVGGRNTNDFKYVTRGISFADSKRQPGSSIKPLTVYGPALQSGLTAATVVDDVPTTFTLPGAKPYTPHNYESNYYHGLVTLREAITDSLNVPAVQVVNKIGINVSASYGKKFGLDITKNDMYLPALALGGLSQGITPIQEAAAYGAIANKGMYISPITFTKITDSTGKVLVDNKPEEHVVLSEQNAYILRSMMMDVVDHGTGTAAKLSNMDVADKTGTSENSGNIWFSGFTPYYVGTVWMGYPSSNNPVKNYGVSQVGGTFPAQMWRTVMAQIHQNLPPTHFTDKPSGIVYETVCKDSGELPTDLCRQDPRGDRTYTEMFAAGTQPTEYCTVHVSAQIDTLTGKLASSWTPPFLVKQEVFINPPGRTPEQNAYAADGKYVLPTQSDSGSDVLPGNNQNDNGSQNGNSPTNGGDTTAPTNGTEPGNTNTESTGQSSTSSNGGQSSSGTNSTNTNSSGQGNSTTNQKGIGNIINSILGH, from the coding sequence ATGGAGAATAATACACAACTTAGGCGTAGTGATAGAAATAAAAAGAAAAAAAGCAAACAAAGCGCCTTTAAGAAAGTCTTCAATGTTGTGCTGTGGGGTGTCATTATATTGCTGTTGGCAGGCGTTGGCGCTGTTGGCGGTAAAGTTTTAGCTATAATAAAAAACACGCCTCCACTGTCGCAGGATGCCTTGACAAAGATGAAACAATCGTCAATAGTATATGTTAAAAACAGCGATGGAAGCTGGAGCCAAGCTGCAATTTTACATGGTTCTGATAACAGACTTTGGGTTTCTATAGATAAGATTCCTGAAAACCTGCAAAATGCCGTTGTGGCCATAGAAGATCAGAGGTTTTACAAGAATAATTTAGGCATTGATCCAAAGAGGATAATTGGTGCACTTTTGGTTGACATAAAGGCTGGTGGCAAACCTGTGGAAGGTGCCAGCACCATAACGCAGCAGCTTGTCAAAAATACTATGCTTACGGATGAAAAGACATTGACGAGAAAGATTCAAGAGGCTGTATTAGCATGGCAATTAGAACAGAAGTACACGAAAAAGCAGATACTTGAAGCGTATCTTAACACCATTTATTTAGGTGGCCCACATATAAATGCGTATGGTGTTCAAGCAGCAGCCCTTCAGTATTTTGGCAAGGATGTAAGCCAGTTGGATCTTGCAGAATGTGCTATGATTGCTGGCATTACCAACAATCCTTCTATGTACTCGCCTGATTCCAATATACAGCAAGCGACGGAGAGACAGCACCTTGTTTTGAGTGAAATGCTGAAACAAGGCTTCATCACTCAAGAACAGTACAATGCTGCCATAAATGAAAAGCTGCATTTTGTCTTTAAAAACCTTAATTTGTCTACCTACAGTCACGGTTATTTCATAGATCAAGTCATAAATGATGCTACAGATGCTCTTGTCAAAAAGCTTGGTATAACTAAATCTGAAGCATTAAACGAGATATATAATGGCGGACTTAGGATATATTCTACAATGGATCCAAATATACAGACAATAATGGAAAATGCGTTTAAAAATCCGAAGCTTTTCCCTGTAGATCCGACTACAAAAGAGGCTGTACAGGGCGCTATGGTAGTTATAGATTGGAAGACCGGAGAAATCAAGGGCATTGTAGGCGGTAGAAATACAAATGACTTTAAATATGTCACAAGAGGTATAAGCTTTGCCGACTCAAAGAGGCAGCCAGGCTCGTCGATAAAGCCTTTGACTGTATATGGGCCTGCATTGCAAAGCGGTCTTACCGCTGCTACAGTTGTAGATGACGTTCCTACAACATTTACGCTTCCCGGTGCAAAGCCTTATACACCTCACAACTATGAAAGCAATTATTACCATGGGTTAGTGACTTTAAGGGAAGCAATTACAGATTCGCTGAATGTGCCTGCTGTTCAGGTTGTCAACAAGATAGGCATAAATGTCTCTGCAAGTTACGGGAAAAAATTTGGCCTTGACATCACTAAAAATGATATGTACCTTCCAGCGTTGGCGTTAGGCGGTTTAAGCCAAGGTATCACGCCTATACAAGAAGCGGCTGCTTACGGGGCAATAGCCAATAAAGGCATGTATATAAGTCCGATTACTTTTACAAAGATTACAGATTCAACAGGAAAAGTGTTGGTAGACAATAAACCGGAAGAGCATGTGGTGCTAAGTGAGCAAAATGCTTATATATTGAGAAGCATGATGATGGACGTTGTAGATCATGGAACAGGTACTGCCGCAAAGCTTTCTAATATGGATGTAGCAGATAAGACAGGAACATCTGAGAATTCAGGCAACATTTGGTTCTCAGGTTTTACGCCTTACTACGTTGGCACTGTGTGGATGGGCTATCCATCATCAAATAACCCTGTGAAAAATTACGGTGTGTCGCAGGTAGGTGGTACTTTCCCAGCTCAGATGTGGAGGACTGTCATGGCACAAATACATCAAAATCTTCCACCAACACATTTTACAGATAAACCATCTGGAATAGTATATGAGACGGTCTGCAAAGATTCCGGAGAATTGCCGACCGATTTGTGCAGACAAGATCCGAGAGGGGACAGGACGTATACTGAGATGTTTGCTGCAGGCACACAGCCTACAGAGTACTGCACTGTTCACGTGTCAGCCCAGATAGACACATTGACAGGAAAACTGGCATCTTCCTGGACGCCGCCTTTCTTGGTGAAACAAGAAGTGTTTATCAATCCGCCAGGCAGGACGCCGGAGCAAAATGCGTACGCTGCTGATGGCAAATACGTGTTGCCTACACAGTCAGACAGTGGAAGCGATGTATTGCCGGGAAATAATCAGAACGACAATGGCTCACAAAATGGAAACTCACCGACAAATGGTGGTGATACTACTGCTCCTACAAATGGAACGGAACCGGGAAATACAAACACTGAAAGCACCGGACAAAGCAGCACATCCAGCAATGGCGGGCAAAGCAGCAGCGGCACAAATAGCACTAATACTAATAGCAGTGGACAAGGAAATTCTACTACGAATCAAAAAGGCATTGGAAATATAATAAATTCTATACTTGGGCACTAA
- a CDS encoding tyrosine-type recombinase/integrase, whose amino-acid sequence MKEKKTEKEKKIKINESLKKEIDKYIKLRCLKYDDYLFPSNKGGHIGRIQSYRILKEAAETVGVENFGTHSLRKTWGYWSYKTSRYNIGLIMDTFNHSSQKITLRYIGVNQEQKDELYTLVQF is encoded by the coding sequence ATTAAAGAGAAAAAAACCGAAAAAGAAAAAAAAATCAAAATTAATGAATCATTAAAAAAGGAAATTGATAAATATATAAAATTAAGATGTCTAAAATATGATGATTATTTATTTCCAAGCAATAAAGGCGGACATATAGGAAGAATCCAAAGTTACAGAATCTTGAAAGAAGCCGCTGAAACTGTTGGTGTCGAGAATTTTGGTACTCATAGTTTGAGAAAAACTTGGGGATATTGGAGTTACAAGACATCACGTTATAATATAGGCTTAATAATGGATACTTTTAATCATAGTTCTCAGAAAATCACTTTAAGATATATTGGCGTAAATCAAGAGCAAAAAGATGAATTATATACTTTGGTTCAGTTTTAA
- a CDS encoding chemotaxis protein CheW, translating into MNELLDYQYVVYELCGEKYAIKINEVYEIIRLKKITYLYNSKSYLEGIINLRGKIVPVINIHRILGLENYSDTKSTRIVILRFNDELIGTIVDRVIQVAKFSDIQPTPETVDEIDGNYFEGLGITQDGEVIAIMKVDKLLNAEY; encoded by the coding sequence TTGAATGAATTGTTAGATTATCAATATGTTGTATATGAATTGTGTGGAGAAAAATATGCAATAAAAATAAATGAAGTGTATGAAATTATAAGATTAAAAAAAATTACTTATCTATATAACAGCAAATCATATTTAGAAGGTATTATAAATTTGCGCGGAAAAATTGTACCAGTCATTAATATACATAGGATATTGGGACTTGAAAATTATTCTGATACTAAATCAACACGTATTGTAATATTAAGATTTAATGATGAATTAATTGGTACAATCGTTGATAGAGTAATTCAGGTCGCAAAGTTTTCTGATATTCAACCGACTCCAGAAACAGTAGATGAAATAGATGGAAATTATTTTGAAGGGTTGGGTATTACACAGGATGGTGAAGTTATTGCGATAATGAAAGTTGATAAATTGTTAAATGCAGAATATTGA
- a CDS encoding CheR family methyltransferase has product MIANGKNYLEDLANYIYDFCGIDYKNNLNNLKMKIEARIKELGLSIWEYFGYIKMEPEELDVLIELITVNETYFFREENLLEEFKNSILPEYINSAGNNVRIWSAACSTGEEPYTIGMLIEDSGLFNGREVQIIATDINKKVLEKAQKGLYKKNSLSFRRTPKDIYDKFFIDHGEYYKVRDEIIKMVEFKRINLLDNELEMKIGKCDIIFCRNVLIYFDELAIRKIINDFYRILNPGGYLLLGHAESITGVHSGFEVIHKPSVFYYRRKG; this is encoded by the coding sequence ATGATAGCAAATGGAAAGAATTATTTAGAGGATTTAGCAAATTATATATACGATTTTTGCGGAATTGATTATAAAAATAATTTAAACAATCTTAAGATGAAAATTGAAGCAAGGATTAAAGAATTAGGATTATCTATTTGGGAATATTTCGGATATATAAAAATGGAACCAGAAGAATTGGATGTTTTAATAGAATTAATAACTGTTAATGAAACGTACTTTTTTAGAGAAGAAAATTTGCTAGAAGAATTTAAAAATTCAATTTTGCCTGAATATATTAATTCTGCAGGTAATAATGTGCGTATATGGTCTGCTGCTTGTTCGACGGGTGAGGAGCCGTATACAATCGGCATGTTAATTGAAGATAGTGGTTTGTTTAATGGCCGCGAAGTTCAAATTATAGCAACAGACATTAATAAAAAAGTATTAGAGAAAGCCCAAAAAGGTCTTTATAAGAAAAATTCATTATCTTTTAGGAGAACTCCTAAAGATATATACGATAAATTTTTTATAGATCATGGAGAATATTATAAGGTTAGAGATGAAATTATCAAGATGGTGGAATTCAAAAGAATAAATCTCTTGGATAACGAGCTTGAAATGAAAATAGGGAAATGTGATATTATATTTTGTAGGAATGTGTTGATATATTTTGATGAACTTGCAATTCGGAAAATAATTAATGATTTTTATAGAATTTTAAATCCAGGCGGTTATTTGTTGCTTGGCCATGCTGAGTCAATAACTGGTGTGCATAGTGGATTTGAAGTAATCCACAAGCCTTCCGTTTTCTATTATAGAAGAAAGGGATGA
- a CDS encoding pyridoxal phosphate-dependent aminotransferase, with amino-acid sequence MDFEDRVSRRAKSIEISTIRYFFNMAKEVPGAISLTIGEPDFVTPRHIIDAAYASLLEGKTGYTVNAGLIELRQEISKYLKRSCDVEYKPDGEILVTIGATEAIYIALNTLLDEGDEVLIPEPSFVAYDPCTKLAGGKSVFVPTYEKDNFVLKADVLEKYVTERSKVLILPYPNNPTGAVMPYEEMVKLAEVVLKHDLLVVTDEIYSELVYDGFKHVSIASLPGMWERTVLINGFSKSYAMTGWRLGYIAAPEYFVKHMTKIHQYDVTSASTQSQYAGLEALRNGDGDVKFMREKYDERRKFLYASLIDMGFKCFEPKGAFYIFPSIKETGLTSLEFAKKLLYEAKVAAVPGSAFGEHGEGYIRMSYATSMENLKEAVKRIKVFMKEF; translated from the coding sequence GTGGATTTCGAAGATAGAGTTTCAAGGCGTGCAAAATCTATAGAGATATCTACAATAAGGTATTTTTTTAATATGGCAAAAGAAGTGCCTGGCGCCATATCGCTGACCATTGGAGAACCGGATTTTGTCACTCCAAGGCACATAATAGATGCGGCGTATGCCTCATTATTAGAAGGAAAAACTGGATATACGGTAAATGCCGGACTTATAGAGTTACGGCAAGAGATATCAAAATATCTCAAAAGAAGTTGCGATGTAGAGTATAAGCCTGATGGAGAGATACTTGTCACAATTGGTGCTACAGAGGCTATTTACATAGCACTTAATACGCTTTTAGATGAAGGAGACGAAGTTTTAATACCTGAGCCGTCATTTGTGGCTTACGATCCATGCACAAAATTGGCTGGTGGCAAATCTGTTTTTGTTCCTACATATGAGAAAGATAACTTTGTCTTAAAAGCAGATGTATTAGAGAAATATGTGACGGAGAGATCAAAGGTTTTGATTTTGCCATACCCCAATAATCCGACAGGTGCAGTCATGCCTTATGAGGAAATGGTGAAATTGGCTGAGGTAGTATTAAAGCATGATTTGCTGGTTGTGACGGATGAGATATACTCTGAACTGGTATATGATGGTTTCAAACATGTAAGCATTGCATCGCTGCCTGGAATGTGGGAAAGGACTGTTTTGATAAATGGCTTTTCCAAGTCTTATGCCATGACAGGATGGAGGCTTGGCTACATAGCGGCGCCGGAGTATTTTGTAAAGCACATGACAAAGATACATCAGTATGATGTCACATCAGCATCAACACAATCGCAATACGCAGGTTTGGAGGCTTTAAGAAACGGCGATGGTGATGTGAAATTCATGCGAGAAAAATACGATGAAAGAAGGAAATTTTTGTACGCAAGCTTGATTGATATGGGATTTAAGTGTTTTGAGCCTAAAGGTGCGTTTTACATATTTCCATCGATTAAAGAGACTGGACTTACGTCGTTGGAATTCGCCAAGAAGCTTTTATATGAAGCGAAAGTCGCTGCAGTGCCAGGAAGTGCTTTTGGCGAGCATGGCGAAGGATACATAAGAATGTCTTATGCTACATCGATGGAAAATCTAAAAGAGGCAGTAAAAAGGATAAAGGTGTTTATGAAGGAATTTTAG
- a CDS encoding chemotaxis protein CheA: MCKLYDSPEFIRAFLDEVDEQLELFEKNILNLERDPNDEIIRALFRIAHTLKGSSAAVGFEKMKTLTHKMEDVLDRIRTGKIKVTKPLIDVLFRCLDELKTLKEEFSSKGNNIKTDITLTLSELHKYISGDQLLKKTVGAEINKEFKLDLEQQIQIQQAVASGLNVFVCEVKIKKDCVMKAVRAFLILNFLNQLGTVIKSEPDMTDMNDNIDVESISYLLITEFDKEQLKVKVLDRMLEIESFNADLFDLSLIQSQSDNGCNVTKDSGYEKQNTNEIRNKTNQTVRVDIGRLEKMMEMVGELVIEKSRISQIVSLLHERYSSDNSFEDLEEISNQISRITNELQELVLKVRMLPIKQLFSRIPRLVRDLADSLHKEIELVIEGEDTELDKTIIEDLADPLVHLIRNAADHGIEAPDERLKAGKNPKGTIRVNAYHQENQFILVVQDDGRGINLNKVKEVALKKGIISRQESDLLNDKEVLELIFKPGFSTSQSISDISGRGVGMDIVRNNINKLNGVIEVETKEWEGTKFIIKLPLTLAILNGLLIRINNEIYAIPVSNVIEIVRLNEKEIKKIKNQDVVIIRERTISLIWLHDYFKVRRNIRNKNIVIVILGIAEKRFGLVVDELIGNQEIVVKNFGSYIGKLDIFSGATILGDGNVACILDVAGIVKTTAFKKSYDKEFA, encoded by the coding sequence GTGTGTAAATTGTATGATAGTCCGGAATTTATCAGAGCTTTTCTTGACGAAGTTGATGAGCAACTGGAACTTTTCGAAAAAAATATTTTGAATTTGGAACGTGATCCAAATGATGAGATAATAAGAGCTTTATTTAGAATAGCACACACACTGAAAGGATCGTCCGCGGCAGTTGGATTTGAAAAAATGAAAACCTTGACCCATAAAATGGAAGACGTATTAGATAGGATACGAACTGGTAAAATCAAAGTGACAAAACCATTGATAGATGTCCTTTTTAGATGTTTAGATGAGTTGAAAACTCTTAAAGAGGAATTTTCTTCAAAAGGTAATAACATAAAAACGGATATAACTTTAACATTATCGGAACTGCACAAATATATATCAGGTGATCAGTTGTTGAAAAAAACTGTAGGTGCAGAAATAAATAAAGAGTTCAAACTTGATTTAGAACAACAAATTCAAATACAACAAGCTGTAGCATCTGGTTTAAATGTATTTGTATGTGAAGTGAAAATAAAAAAAGATTGTGTTATGAAAGCTGTCCGTGCTTTTTTAATTTTAAATTTTTTAAATCAATTGGGTACCGTTATTAAAAGTGAACCAGATATGACAGACATGAATGACAATATTGATGTAGAAAGCATTTCGTATTTGTTAATTACTGAATTTGATAAAGAACAGCTAAAAGTTAAAGTATTAGATAGAATGTTGGAGATTGAAAGTTTTAATGCAGATTTATTTGATTTAAGTTTAATACAGAGCCAATCAGACAATGGGTGTAATGTGACAAAAGATAGTGGTTATGAAAAACAAAATACAAATGAGATAAGGAATAAGACAAATCAAACAGTTAGAGTTGATATAGGCAGATTAGAAAAAATGATGGAGATGGTTGGGGAACTTGTGATTGAAAAATCAAGAATTAGTCAAATTGTTAGTTTATTGCATGAGAGGTATAGTTCAGACAATTCTTTTGAAGATTTAGAGGAAATTTCGAATCAAATATCAAGGATAACAAATGAGCTTCAAGAATTGGTATTAAAAGTTCGTATGTTGCCGATCAAACAATTATTTAGCAGGATACCACGCTTAGTAAGAGATTTAGCAGATTCTCTGCATAAAGAAATTGAGTTAGTTATAGAAGGCGAAGATACAGAATTAGATAAAACCATAATTGAAGATTTAGCAGATCCATTAGTTCATTTGATCAGAAATGCTGCTGACCACGGGATAGAAGCACCTGATGAACGTTTAAAAGCGGGTAAAAATCCTAAGGGTACTATAAGAGTTAATGCGTATCATCAAGAAAATCAGTTTATTCTTGTAGTACAAGATGATGGGCGTGGAATTAATTTGAATAAAGTTAAAGAAGTTGCATTAAAAAAAGGAATAATTTCACGTCAGGAGTCAGACTTATTAAATGATAAAGAAGTTTTAGAGCTAATTTTCAAGCCAGGATTTTCTACTTCTCAAAGTATTAGTGATATTTCTGGACGTGGAGTAGGGATGGATATTGTTCGCAACAATATTAATAAGCTTAATGGAGTTATAGAAGTTGAAACAAAAGAATGGGAAGGTACGAAATTTATAATAAAACTTCCTTTGACGTTGGCTATTTTAAATGGACTTTTGATACGAATAAACAATGAAATATATGCTATTCCAGTGAGTAATGTTATAGAAATTGTACGGTTAAATGAGAAAGAAATAAAAAAAATTAAAAATCAAGATGTTGTGATTATTAGAGAAAGAACAATTTCACTAATTTGGCTGCATGATTATTTTAAAGTACGTAGAAATATAAGAAATAAAAATATTGTCATTGTAATATTAGGCATTGCTGAAAAGAGATTTGGACTGGTTGTTGATGAACTTATTGGCAATCAAGAAATTGTAGTTAAAAATTTTGGTTCGTATATAGGAAAACTCGATATTTTCTCTGGAGCAACTATTTTAGGTGATGGAAATGTAGCATGTATTTTAGATGTTGCTGGAATTGTGAAAACAACTGCGTTCAAAAAAAGCTATGATAAGGAATTTGCATAA